Genomic segment of Streptococcus hyointestinalis:
AACAATCTCATGTCCTAGAAGAAGAAATCAAACAACGATTGGAGGAGATTGGGTTTGAGATATAAGACATTGTCAGAAGTCGGTAGCTATGTCTCTGAAAAAATCAATGTGAGTAAGTTAAGGCTGGAGAACTATATTTCTACCGAGAATATGATCTCTAATCGTGGTGGAATTAGTTTGGCAACAAAACTTCCAAGTGTAAAAACTACAACTGCATTTCAAAAGGGAGATATTCTAATTTCCAATATTCGCCCTTACTTTAAGAAAATTTGGCTAGCAGACAAATCTGGAGGGTGTTCTAATGATGTTTTAGTAATCAGGTCGGACAGTAACTTTTCCAACCGTTTTCTATATTATGTGCTATCAAGTGATACATTTTTTGATTATGCAGTATCAACTTCTAAGGGGACGAAGATGCCCCGTGGAGATAAGAGTTCAATTATGAAATATACAGTTCCTCTATTTTCCTTAGAGGAGCAAGAGTTGATTTCAGATATATTGAAGTCCTATGACGAGAAAATTCAACTTAATAAACAGATAAATCATCATTTAGCGGCTTAATCAGAGACTGATATTTCGCCTGACATAAGCGTTGGTAGTAAAAGATCGCGCACTTCGATTAGCTTTTGAATCTCTTTCTCATTCAAATTAATTGTCTTGAATAGTGGCTTAACTGACTCATGAAACTTAATTATTGCTGAATGGGACGGAATTTGAATCTCATGGTTCCTCAAATGAGTTCCAGATACCTCTTTAAATGTAGAACCTGAAGCACTACTCTCGAGGGAAGGAGTTTCCTGTTTCAAGAGTTCATACACGAAAGTATATGGGTATTCAGGTTTGGGAATGATTGACTTAAAACCTTGGTTAGTTGAAATATCATTTTCTGCTATGGTGATATAACCAATTGGAGCGCGGGAACTGAAAAGTATTGAATTCCGAGGCATTAACTTAGCACTGCTCTTCTTATAGCCAAGCTCAGTGATTGAATTTTGACCTCTACCTGTAAACATAGCAGGATTTAATGATAAATCTTTTGGAGAAAGCCATGGGATATCACCATTCCAGTAATCATCTACCTTTTTAGATGGCGTACCACCGCCCACTATTTCACCAATTTCTGAAAAGGTCGACTTATATAATTCATTATCTTCAAGCAAGTGAGCAAATTGAGCATCGATTAGCTCAGCTAAATGATGATTTACCGCTCACCTTATCTGTACTACAATGTAAATGAAAGGCAGGTAAGGTATGAAGGACAAAATAATCACACAAGTAGTCAATATTATGGCAGAACAGCTGACAATGGAGCAACTAGAGCAGTTGGAGAGAGTGCTAGCAGCTAGCCTGGCTAATGTTGTCATGGCGGAAAATATTTCAAATATCGATGAAACATCTAACCCCAAATTATTGCACCTTTTTATTTCTGCTAAGAGGATTGAGGGGTGCAGTGAAAAGTCATTAAAATACTATAAAATGGTCATTGAGAAAATGGTAGCCGAGTTGGATAAACCAAT
This window contains:
- a CDS encoding restriction endonuclease subunit S, producing MRYKTLSEVGSYVSEKINVSKLRLENYISTENMISNRGGISLATKLPSVKTTTAFQKGDILISNIRPYFKKIWLADKSGGCSNDVLVIRSDSNFSNRFLYYVLSSDTFFDYAVSTSKGTKMPRGDKSSIMKYTVPLFSLEEQELISDILKSYDEKIQLNKQINHHLAA
- a CDS encoding restriction endonuclease subunit S, with translation MLEDNELYKSTFSEIGEIVGGGTPSKKVDDYWNGDIPWLSPKDLSLNPAMFTGRGQNSITELGYKKSSAKLMPRNSILFSSRAPIGYITIAENDISTNQGFKSIIPKPEYPYTFVYELLKQETPSLESSASGSTFKEVSGTHLRNHEIQIPSHSAIIKFHESVKPLFKTINLNEKEIQKLIEVRDLLLPTLMSGEISVSD